A window of Infirmifilum lucidum contains these coding sequences:
- the uppS gene encoding polyprenyl diphosphate synthase: protein MWRSLVRALGVYKIYERLLEREVKSGNIPNHVAFILDGNRRWATYRGLPPWLGHRYGAERAEEVLKWCYDLGVKTVTLYVLSTENLQRRSRSEVEEILSLLEEKIKQLKSSRELEKRRVRVKFIGDLSLLPETIVSKIKELENYTSRFSDRFLNIAVAYGGRREIVEAVRQLIKDVKTGKLSEEDVDEEVFQRYLYTGDQPYPDPDLVIRTSGEERISNFLLWQIAYSELVFLDVYWPDFRKIDLLRAIRVYQSRHRRFGK, encoded by the coding sequence GTGTGGCGGTCTCTTGTAAGGGCACTCGGAGTCTACAAGATCTATGAGCGCTTACTTGAGAGAGAGGTCAAGAGTGGAAATATTCCAAATCACGTAGCGTTCATACTCGATGGCAATAGGAGATGGGCTACCTACAGAGGGCTACCACCGTGGCTAGGGCACCGCTACGGGGCTGAGAGAGCCGAAGAAGTGCTGAAATGGTGCTATGACTTGGGGGTTAAGACAGTGACCCTCTACGTTCTGTCAACAGAAAATCTACAGAGGAGGAGTAGGAGTGAGGTAGAAGAAATCCTGAGTCTACTCGAGGAGAAAATCAAGCAGCTAAAATCCTCCAGAGAGCTCGAGAAGCGGCGAGTCCGCGTGAAATTCATAGGAGACTTGAGCCTGCTTCCTGAAACTATAGTGTCCAAGATTAAAGAGCTGGAAAACTACACATCCAGATTCTCCGACAGGTTCCTCAACATCGCCGTGGCCTACGGCGGACGCAGAGAGATAGTTGAAGCCGTGAGACAACTCATAAAGGACGTAAAAACTGGCAAGCTATCAGAGGAAGACGTGGACGAAGAAGTATTCCAGAGGTACCTGTACACGGGCGACCAGCCTTACCCAGACCCAGACCTTGTTATCAGGACAAGTGGCGAGGAAAGGATAAGTAACTTCCTGTTGTGGCAGATAGCTTACTCGGAACTTGTTTTTCTCGATGTATACTGGCCAGATTTCAGGAAGATAGACCTACTCCGCGCTATAAGGGTATACCAGTCCAGGCACAGAAGATTTGGGAAGTAG
- a CDS encoding hydroxymethylglutaryl-CoA synthase has translation MKGIASIYGYGVYIPVYRIEAKEIARVHTKGGEKAPIRAKSLPAPDEDSLTMAYEAAKNALKRARIDPSLVEALYIGSESPPYAVKPSATVIAEALGFSRKLYGIDMEFACKAGTTAIISVAALISSGVIKYGMGIGTDTAQGRPGDELEYTAAAGAAAYLLGPLSKDSVATIEHTYSYVTDTPDFWRREGEKFPMHTFRFTGDPAYFHHIESAAKGLMEETGLKPSDFNYVVFHQPNVKFPQRMAQVLGFTQEQLKLGLLAGEIGNTYAAASLIGLANVLDHAKPGERILVVSFGSGAGSDAMSIIVGDGIEERRELAPKVSYYVSRAKFVDYAFYLKYRRFIQGVV, from the coding sequence ATGAAAGGAATAGCGTCGATCTATGGTTACGGAGTGTACATACCCGTCTACAGGATCGAGGCCAAAGAGATTGCGAGAGTACATACGAAAGGAGGGGAAAAAGCCCCCATAAGGGCCAAAAGCCTGCCGGCGCCCGATGAAGACTCCTTAACGATGGCCTATGAGGCCGCGAAAAACGCCCTGAAGAGAGCCCGTATAGACCCCTCCCTGGTCGAAGCCCTCTACATTGGCTCTGAAAGTCCACCATATGCCGTAAAGCCCTCAGCCACAGTAATAGCTGAAGCTCTAGGCTTTTCAAGGAAGCTCTACGGCATAGACATGGAGTTCGCGTGCAAGGCCGGGACGACCGCTATAATCAGCGTGGCCGCGTTAATCTCCTCCGGGGTCATCAAGTACGGCATGGGTATAGGAACAGATACCGCTCAGGGCAGGCCCGGCGACGAGCTCGAGTACACTGCCGCTGCTGGAGCGGCAGCGTACCTTCTGGGCCCCCTCTCCAAGGACTCTGTCGCCACGATCGAGCACACGTACAGTTACGTGACAGACACGCCTGACTTCTGGCGTAGAGAGGGCGAGAAGTTCCCGATGCATACGTTTAGGTTTACAGGAGACCCTGCATACTTTCACCACATCGAGAGTGCCGCAAAGGGGTTGATGGAGGAGACAGGTCTGAAGCCCAGCGACTTCAACTACGTAGTATTCCACCAGCCTAACGTCAAGTTCCCGCAGAGGATGGCACAAGTCTTGGGATTCACGCAGGAGCAACTGAAGCTCGGCCTCCTCGCCGGGGAAATAGGGAACACTTATGCGGCCGCGTCTCTTATAGGCCTGGCCAACGTACTAGACCACGCGAAGCCAGGCGAGAGGATACTCGTAGTCTCGTTCGGTAGTGGAGCAGGTTCTGACGCCATGAGCATTATTGTTGGGGACGGAATAGAGGAGAGGAGGGAGCTGGCACCCAAGGTCTCCTACTACGTCTCAAGGGCGAAGTTTGTGGATTACGCCTTTTACCTCAAGTACCGGAGGTTCATTCAAGGGGTGGTTTGA
- a CDS encoding diacylglycerol/polyprenol kinase family protein has product MMKEIYRKIVHLGLSSLLICPFILHLPEPLDIRVYYSLGLLAAALINSAVVRRSKLRVELENFSSELHKFVDSFGEKTRMPLAVIEEAIDEFHGFIERQLSLLERDYEKREGYVGLLYGMIGAVISLLVDPCHTFYGITALAVVDTVASISSMAIWHRGKSLGGEAVAFLVYASLLVVSGSSALQAIVVSLLAVVSEYFSPEDNLTVPVVATTTAMLLGAPPHCPL; this is encoded by the coding sequence TTGATGAAGGAGATTTACCGCAAGATAGTCCATTTGGGTTTGAGCTCTCTCCTTATATGCCCGTTCATCCTCCACCTCCCCGAACCCCTAGATATCCGCGTCTACTACTCTCTTGGGCTCTTAGCGGCAGCCCTTATCAATAGTGCAGTTGTGAGGAGATCTAAGCTTAGGGTAGAGCTTGAGAACTTTTCGAGTGAGCTACACAAGTTCGTCGACAGTTTTGGAGAGAAGACAAGGATGCCTCTCGCAGTGATTGAAGAGGCTATAGACGAGTTCCACGGCTTTATCGAGAGGCAGCTTTCGTTACTTGAGAGAGATTACGAGAAAAGAGAGGGATATGTCGGCCTACTGTACGGGATGATAGGCGCAGTCATAAGCCTCCTCGTGGATCCCTGCCACACCTTCTACGGTATCACGGCTCTCGCTGTAGTCGACACTGTAGCGTCGATCTCTAGTATGGCAATATGGCATAGGGGTAAGAGCCTGGGAGGGGAGGCTGTGGCTTTCCTCGTATATGCCTCTCTACTCGTTGTTAGCGGTAGCAGTGCCCTACAGGCCATAGTAGTGTCGCTTCTTGCGGTAGTGTCGGAATACTTCTCACCGGAAGATAACCTGACAGTCCCGGTTGTCGCAACCACTACTGCTATGTTGCTGGGCGCGCCCCCGCACTGCCCGCTCTAA
- a CDS encoding alpha-amylase/4-alpha-glucanotransferase domain-containing protein — translation MLEQFNLVKSTFIFVLHFHQPVGQKHSIMQRIQQNSYEMLLDVLGDFRDLPLTLHFSGSLLVYWREQYPDFLNRLRDVVRESNFEILGGAFSESILTLLPIEDRVEQLKRGRELVEEALGVTPRGLWLAERVWDPTLPPVVRGAGYEYVILDDEVGYRSGLWRDDTHVALATEYAGHRVGVFFIDANIRYILPWRPHAEVLSYIRGFQTHNGSRYVLWGSDAEKFGEWWPREQAEPWLRLFLAYLREERVIQTLTPSEYLKRYGYSGLAYLGPWSYDKMVEWSGGYFPNFLRKYRESNNMHKKMLYTREKLSRLEAPEEAWRNYYLAQCNDAFWHGLFGGVYIPVLRQAVYEHLIRAERIAEEKGGYFLGSEYYVKEVDFDFDGKNEIIVETPFSNVYLKPDDGGSLFELDVKAAGLEHNLVNTMSRYAEQYLQGVQGFNPDWHRRTSFREHIWRRDARLSDWIDNTPFVDVSDLALRRYIVEYVGERKVVLSTVGHDWSVRSQPARIHVTKVYEVLDGGRTLKVSYYWRNMERRLIDPKISVELSIMPRLSYSEDEVPFYTVDDAYRRSMYERFESPWSRTVRITSKGGPEVIIESSKHAEVWVAPIETISRTEKGLKRELQGLGITFNHAVALNPGEGFEAQVILRWL, via the coding sequence ATGTTGGAGCAGTTTAACCTTGTGAAGTCGACGTTCATTTTCGTCCTACACTTTCACCAACCGGTTGGACAGAAGCACAGCATTATGCAGAGAATCCAGCAGAACAGCTACGAGATGCTCTTAGACGTACTCGGAGACTTCCGCGACTTACCGCTCACGCTCCACTTCAGCGGATCCCTGCTCGTGTACTGGCGCGAGCAGTACCCCGACTTCCTCAACCGGCTGAGAGACGTAGTACGGGAGAGTAACTTCGAGATACTTGGGGGGGCTTTCTCTGAGAGCATACTGACGTTGCTCCCCATTGAGGACAGAGTAGAGCAGCTAAAGCGCGGCAGAGAACTCGTCGAAGAGGCGCTCGGCGTAACCCCTAGGGGCCTCTGGCTTGCCGAGAGGGTATGGGATCCAACTCTGCCACCAGTTGTTCGGGGGGCGGGCTACGAGTACGTAATTCTTGACGACGAGGTGGGCTACAGGTCTGGCCTCTGGAGAGATGATACGCACGTGGCTCTAGCCACAGAGTACGCCGGACATAGAGTAGGCGTTTTCTTCATCGATGCGAACATAAGGTACATTTTGCCCTGGCGTCCCCACGCAGAAGTTCTCTCCTACATAAGAGGCTTCCAGACCCACAACGGCTCCAGATACGTGCTATGGGGGAGCGACGCCGAGAAGTTCGGCGAGTGGTGGCCCCGCGAGCAGGCCGAGCCCTGGCTCAGGCTCTTCCTCGCATATTTGAGGGAAGAGAGGGTGATCCAGACCCTCACTCCCTCGGAGTACCTCAAGCGGTACGGCTACTCTGGTCTGGCCTACCTCGGCCCCTGGAGCTACGATAAGATGGTGGAGTGGAGTGGTGGGTATTTTCCGAACTTCCTTAGAAAGTACAGGGAGTCTAACAACATGCATAAGAAGATGCTCTACACAAGGGAGAAGCTTTCAAGACTAGAGGCCCCAGAGGAGGCCTGGAGGAACTACTACCTCGCCCAGTGTAACGATGCGTTCTGGCACGGCCTCTTCGGCGGCGTCTACATACCAGTCTTGAGGCAGGCGGTCTACGAGCACCTGATAAGGGCTGAGAGGATAGCAGAGGAGAAGGGAGGGTACTTTCTCGGCTCGGAGTACTATGTGAAGGAGGTAGATTTTGACTTCGACGGCAAAAACGAGATAATCGTCGAGACCCCCTTCTCGAACGTGTACCTGAAGCCTGACGACGGGGGGAGTCTCTTTGAGCTGGACGTAAAGGCAGCAGGCCTTGAGCACAACCTGGTAAACACGATGTCACGCTACGCCGAGCAATACCTCCAGGGGGTTCAGGGCTTCAACCCAGACTGGCACCGCCGCACCTCGTTCCGCGAGCACATATGGAGGCGCGACGCCAGGCTCTCCGACTGGATTGATAACACGCCGTTCGTAGACGTTAGTGACCTCGCGCTACGAAGATACATCGTGGAATACGTAGGCGAGAGGAAGGTCGTGTTGTCCACTGTAGGCCATGACTGGAGTGTCAGAAGCCAGCCTGCCAGGATTCACGTGACAAAAGTCTATGAGGTACTTGATGGGGGGAGGACATTGAAGGTCTCATATTACTGGAGGAACATGGAGAGGAGACTGATAGACCCTAAAATATCTGTAGAACTGTCCATAATGCCTAGGCTCTCATACTCTGAAGATGAAGTACCATTCTACACTGTCGACGATGCCTATAGGAGGAGCATGTACGAGAGGTTTGAGAGCCCCTGGTCTAGGACTGTTAGAATCACGTCCAAAGGAGGCCCCGAAGTCATTATTGAGAGTAGTAAGCACGCCGAGGTCTGGGTTGCTCCTATCGAGACCATATCCAGAACCGAGAAGGGGCTGAAGAGAGAGCTACAGGGCCTCGGAATAACTTTTAACCATGCCGTCGCCCTTAACCCTGGAGAGGGCTTCGAGGCACAGGTGATCCTGCGTTGGCTTTAG
- a CDS encoding carboxypeptidase regulatory-like domain-containing protein — protein MVRQVILVLLLLAALYVAQHMFSTPVYSYEIRSFGAPVEAFLPAGSKAYISFSNGSLALIDFNAGSTISRVIKPIGLDVVGMFYNASTLVIVDSSGTVIVINSSTLEPLYSLSAIAKSDEVYVSRASLSQDGRFLALDIVYTVKSAKLDRLVVIDLSRRNRVFERDVNSNDVLCKIFSLDFYQRYLVVETIDTLCELCQLTDNKIEVYSVTASGVVKVASLQTGLTTKAVGAGYVVAQRVKDDGGQHETFVLSLPDLRILADRGMQPIAQIVPLGSNFVVVFWDGTTSLCDASLRCTNFFSIPTKRSVRVFSQNLIAIFTVSDVLLYATDYRNPPVLIGRYQIDWPSLSWDPVESRNSEQLFIAKYGNNYLVFLYPLARSTVYIRVVDRDGAQISDANVNIVSGGSSYSTLTNSTGWAKLIVPPGNYTVEVLKQGYSENKFSLTVNQPTIVFETRMDRERPKRFLLVVRVVGERGEPIPGARVSISGSEAYELTTPASGEVSIDLLKGNYSLRVQAPLYISQSLNFSLEQNRNLTVTLKRETFNLTLLSPRETSLKVKISRIDSPSSPVVVGVEQGLVKTVKLEAGSYQMSIVETPGNYTCRLNASTIVWRTGLDNLVVRVECSLIKTGEEAHLAEILARIGNETLVSRRVSKSVSLGSITLYNGQQLDLAEASWNKILVIELFYTQCTGCKYLIPLLKRLSERNDTVVVSITVSQTDTPDILKRYSLDNNITWPIGYDDVRIASQVNATSFPTVLVIKDGSLVLVGIGAKKELEEAQNKYASLLNSTGLPSILTAGRVVAPETLIITGLFLLVLSIIAGGGNAGEKRQEKEAGLSPYTGNIRPLSSSLRSDNTQALRLADEVLGETTF, from the coding sequence ATGGTAAGGCAAGTAATCCTAGTGCTACTCCTGCTAGCAGCATTGTACGTTGCTCAGCATATGTTCTCTACACCGGTATATAGCTATGAGATAAGGTCTTTCGGGGCACCTGTGGAAGCATTCCTGCCAGCTGGGAGTAAAGCCTATATAAGCTTCTCTAACGGCTCGCTGGCTTTAATAGATTTCAACGCTGGGAGCACCATTTCCAGGGTGATAAAACCTATAGGGCTAGACGTTGTTGGAATGTTCTATAATGCATCTACGCTAGTAATAGTAGACTCTTCAGGTACAGTTATTGTCATAAACTCATCCACTTTAGAACCCCTGTACTCGCTCTCCGCTATAGCGAAAAGCGATGAAGTCTACGTATCCCGCGCGTCCTTAAGCCAAGATGGAAGGTTTCTCGCCCTAGACATCGTCTACACAGTGAAGAGCGCAAAACTCGATAGGCTCGTGGTTATAGATCTCTCCAGGAGGAATAGGGTTTTCGAGAGAGACGTGAACTCTAACGACGTCCTGTGCAAAATATTCTCCCTAGATTTCTACCAGAGATACCTCGTAGTAGAGACGATAGATACTCTCTGCGAGTTGTGCCAACTCACAGACAACAAAATCGAAGTTTACAGCGTTACAGCCAGCGGCGTAGTCAAAGTGGCTTCTCTGCAGACAGGCCTGACAACAAAAGCCGTGGGAGCAGGGTATGTAGTAGCGCAACGGGTTAAGGATGATGGTGGGCAACATGAAACCTTCGTTCTGTCACTGCCGGATCTTAGAATTCTCGCAGATAGGGGAATGCAACCTATAGCCCAGATTGTTCCGCTCGGTAGCAACTTCGTAGTAGTATTCTGGGACGGTACTACAAGCCTCTGTGATGCCTCTCTCCGCTGTACAAACTTCTTCTCGATCCCTACCAAACGTAGCGTGAGAGTTTTCTCGCAGAACCTAATAGCGATATTTACCGTAAGTGACGTGCTCCTCTACGCCACAGACTATAGAAACCCGCCAGTACTTATAGGCAGATACCAGATAGACTGGCCCAGTCTCTCGTGGGATCCTGTCGAGAGCAGGAACTCAGAGCAACTGTTCATAGCGAAGTACGGGAATAACTATTTAGTCTTCCTTTACCCGCTGGCTAGATCCACCGTATATATTAGGGTTGTAGACCGAGACGGTGCACAAATCAGTGACGCAAACGTGAACATAGTATCTGGGGGCAGTAGCTACAGCACTTTGACAAACTCTACAGGATGGGCAAAGCTAATAGTCCCGCCTGGCAATTACACCGTTGAGGTGCTCAAGCAAGGGTACTCCGAGAACAAGTTCTCGCTAACGGTTAACCAGCCGACAATAGTATTTGAGACCAGGATGGATAGAGAGCGGCCTAAAAGGTTCCTGCTTGTTGTTAGGGTTGTAGGCGAAAGGGGGGAACCTATACCTGGAGCTAGAGTAAGTATTAGCGGATCAGAGGCTTATGAGCTAACAACACCTGCGTCTGGAGAAGTCTCAATAGACCTCCTAAAGGGGAATTACTCGCTGAGAGTGCAGGCACCCCTATACATTTCTCAGTCCCTCAACTTCTCCCTCGAACAAAACAGAAACCTGACTGTAACGCTGAAACGGGAAACCTTCAACTTAACGCTGCTTTCTCCTAGAGAGACCTCCCTCAAGGTAAAGATTTCTAGAATAGACTCCCCTAGTTCACCTGTTGTTGTTGGTGTCGAGCAGGGGCTGGTTAAAACAGTAAAGCTGGAAGCCGGTAGCTACCAAATGTCCATTGTGGAAACACCGGGGAACTATACGTGTCGGCTGAATGCGTCTACAATTGTGTGGCGCACAGGGCTAGACAATCTCGTAGTACGCGTGGAGTGTAGCCTTATCAAAACGGGCGAGGAGGCGCACTTGGCCGAAATCCTTGCACGCATAGGCAACGAGACACTAGTTTCCAGGAGGGTGAGCAAGAGCGTGAGTCTAGGGAGCATAACTCTCTACAATGGACAGCAACTAGACCTCGCCGAGGCTTCCTGGAACAAGATCCTCGTAATAGAGTTGTTCTATACACAGTGCACGGGCTGCAAGTACCTTATACCTCTCCTGAAGAGGCTCTCAGAGAGGAACGATACAGTCGTTGTGTCCATAACTGTTTCGCAAACTGATACGCCCGATATACTTAAGAGATACTCGCTAGATAACAACATAACCTGGCCTATTGGATACGATGATGTAAGGATAGCAAGCCAAGTGAACGCGACCTCCTTCCCCACAGTCCTTGTAATCAAGGACGGGAGCCTAGTTCTCGTAGGCATAGGGGCGAAGAAAGAGCTTGAAGAGGCTCAGAACAAGTACGCCTCTCTACTCAACTCTACCGGCCTGCCCTCTATTTTAACCGCTGGCAGAGTCGTGGCGCCGGAAACCTTAATAATTACAGGTCTTTTTCTCCTTGTACTATCGATTATAGCGGGTGGTGGGAATGCCGGCGAGAAGAGACAGGAGAAAGAGGCTGGTCTCAGCCCTTATACTGGCAATATTCGTCCTCTCAGTAGTAGCCTACGTAGCGATAACACTCAAGCCTTAAGGCTAGCGGACGAAGTACTGGGAGAAACAACTTTTTAG
- the deoC gene encoding deoxyribose-phosphate aldolase, whose amino-acid sequence MQGVFVRRIEDARDLVESIKSMIDHTNLRPEASVAELERTCRETLEYGFYACCIPPFFVEKARRIVGERARVVTVVGFPHGNVPTEVKEREVREAFESGADEVDAVINISLLRSGMTSEAVEEAKRLLEVVKEHGGVLKVIIETGFLDASTIYNVSRELSRIGVHFVKTSTGFGPRGATPEDIIVIRRAVSGTSTRIKAAGGIRTGLQALYFYLLGADRIGTSSSTQIVSDIQRISTNNV is encoded by the coding sequence ATGCAAGGTGTCTTTGTCCGCCGCATCGAGGACGCTAGGGATCTTGTAGAAAGCATAAAGAGCATGATCGACCACACGAATCTGAGGCCAGAGGCATCGGTGGCAGAACTAGAGAGAACCTGTAGAGAAACTTTAGAATATGGCTTCTATGCGTGCTGTATCCCTCCATTTTTCGTCGAAAAAGCCAGGCGGATTGTGGGTGAGAGAGCAAGAGTGGTAACAGTTGTAGGCTTTCCGCACGGGAACGTTCCGACCGAGGTAAAGGAGAGAGAGGTGAGAGAGGCATTTGAGAGCGGTGCAGACGAGGTCGACGCTGTTATCAACATCTCCTTACTCCGCAGTGGCATGACGTCGGAGGCCGTTGAAGAGGCAAAACGTCTCCTCGAGGTAGTAAAGGAGCATGGGGGAGTGCTCAAGGTAATAATCGAGACAGGCTTCCTGGACGCCAGTACTATTTATAACGTCTCGAGGGAACTCTCGAGGATTGGAGTTCACTTCGTCAAAACGTCTACGGGTTTCGGCCCGCGTGGGGCTACTCCAGAGGACATAATAGTTATAAGGCGCGCAGTTTCAGGGACATCGACACGCATAAAAGCCGCGGGCGGCATTAGAACCGGCCTGCAGGCGCTGTACTTCTACCTCCTTGGCGCGGACAGGATAGGGACTAGTAGTAGCACCCAGATAGTAAGCGATATTCAAAGGATTTCGACAAATAACGTATAG
- a CDS encoding metallophosphoesterase family protein encodes MAKLRILAVSDVHGKEDIVDRFIDWTKGDNISYDVVVAAGDIGNPQRPGSMCRILGKIFRGLQKPVYYVRGNWDIEGDCSLQQAFDLDSVGPIYFGDIALVGHGRRANPFRLERQARTVVLVTHYPPFSILDRGKVVDSYHHSPHAGVVEINYLIDYYRPRVHIFGHSHSFGGLDVEHNGTVYVNVARLDRLLKSGDPIGNYALIDISSSGDVKVEWRFINGVWKRCSGCGRVVHIPEKWTLCRKCAHKNDLKFTRVSGIPYRALLTFRDISTDSTMERREVRIPFYTLKDNLTLEDFIDIIVTRTFKGMLSSEEGVKVFEIPKDKLIEFYGTRTNDPLTPFSEYLFSCNENLHNHRLCLIMKIFSIDKKAHVFWKITSDNEKSYKISTEYILFREGSINPGSHLLRQLVDSGFRAVSYKIEAI; translated from the coding sequence ATGGCGAAGCTCAGGATACTTGCAGTGTCAGATGTCCACGGCAAGGAGGACATTGTTGATAGGTTCATAGACTGGACTAAAGGGGATAATATCTCTTACGACGTCGTCGTAGCAGCTGGGGACATTGGAAACCCGCAGAGGCCCGGGAGCATGTGCAGGATTCTCGGCAAGATTTTTAGGGGCTTGCAGAAGCCAGTCTACTACGTCAGGGGGAACTGGGACATAGAGGGAGACTGCAGCCTCCAGCAGGCATTCGACTTAGACTCTGTAGGTCCTATATATTTCGGCGACATAGCTCTCGTGGGCCACGGCAGGAGGGCGAACCCCTTTAGACTCGAGAGACAGGCTAGGACTGTAGTACTCGTAACCCACTACCCTCCCTTCAGCATACTGGATCGCGGGAAAGTTGTAGACAGCTACCACCACTCCCCTCATGCGGGCGTGGTTGAGATAAACTATCTCATCGACTACTATAGGCCTCGCGTCCATATTTTCGGGCATAGCCACAGTTTTGGAGGTTTGGACGTGGAGCACAACGGCACGGTGTACGTCAACGTTGCCAGGCTTGATAGGCTTCTCAAGAGCGGTGATCCTATAGGAAACTACGCACTTATCGACATCTCGAGCAGTGGGGATGTTAAAGTCGAGTGGCGCTTTATCAATGGAGTATGGAAGAGGTGTTCTGGCTGTGGGAGGGTTGTCCACATACCCGAGAAGTGGACCCTGTGCAGGAAGTGCGCGCACAAGAATGACTTGAAGTTTACTAGGGTTAGCGGGATCCCTTACAGGGCTCTACTGACATTCAGAGACATTTCGACAGATTCTACCATGGAGAGACGTGAAGTAAGAATCCCCTTTTACACGCTTAAGGACAATTTGACTCTTGAGGACTTCATAGACATTATTGTTACAAGAACATTCAAGGGCATGCTCTCTTCAGAAGAGGGCGTAAAGGTTTTCGAGATACCTAAGGACAAGTTGATAGAATTCTATGGTACCAGGACGAATGACCCGCTCACGCCATTCAGCGAGTACTTGTTCTCGTGTAACGAGAACTTACACAACCACAGACTGTGCCTCATCATGAAGATCTTCTCTATCGACAAAAAGGCGCATGTCTTCTGGAAGATAACCTCGGACAATGAGAAGTCCTACAAAATTAGCACCGAGTACATTCTCTTCAGGGAAGGCTCTATAAATCCAGGTTCACATTTACTGAGACAACTGGTGGACTCTGGGTTTAGAGCTGTCTCCTACAAGATAGAGGCGATATAG
- a CDS encoding glycogen/starch synthase — MALGVWMLTFEATPFVKVGGLAEVPTNLSIALSNKGAKPVVILPAHTPSISLGSETVEAFYNGRRYLFEKTTFRGVTFLKVHGGVLDDPRIYAGDVLDRKVIEFSLAFSYLLLNKEELGLEEPDVLHFHDWHSVLLLLIAKKHRGHEQKPALIYHVHLLVRKRIELQMLEEVGLRGDWAHTAYINGRYATTSLQEIHELTGGVAEKIGLAEADRLVTVSRSYLEEDLRSALGDDVLARGAYVYNGTDWTYESLYREVLSVHRERLSKLSTTRVDRLSLRKYLLLHAVGGLSQGEPQLQDDRMRKYIVDRVGPPFKEDLRVEPFRFDGPLLITTGRVSRQKGFDLLAEAIEYLLHDLGEARVLFLVLPVWGGESYIDILIDLSREYPANVRVVFGVAPSIYKLVHISADVFAAPSRWEPFGIMAVEAMAAGCPVVAARVGGLKETVLDIREHGVRGTGLHVKPEDPYDLAEALRDMLAFMEASNKGQLDRYVGKIAERRLVNLLETYVDAGEIIRKNAVDRVVSLFTWDKSAEKLIDVYKAVLSAG; from the coding sequence TTGGCTTTAGGCGTCTGGATGCTCACGTTCGAGGCAACCCCCTTTGTGAAAGTGGGAGGACTGGCTGAAGTCCCAACGAACCTCTCTATAGCGTTGTCCAATAAGGGAGCAAAACCCGTAGTAATTCTCCCTGCCCACACCCCCTCTATAAGCCTGGGCTCAGAAACTGTCGAGGCATTTTATAACGGGAGGAGGTACCTCTTCGAGAAAACGACGTTTAGGGGCGTCACCTTTCTTAAAGTTCATGGCGGCGTACTAGACGACCCGCGCATATATGCGGGCGACGTGCTGGACAGGAAGGTTATCGAGTTCTCCCTGGCATTTTCTTATCTGCTACTCAACAAGGAGGAGCTCGGGCTAGAGGAGCCAGATGTACTCCACTTTCACGACTGGCACTCGGTTCTACTGCTACTTATTGCCAAGAAGCACAGGGGGCATGAGCAAAAACCCGCGCTGATCTACCACGTCCACCTCCTAGTGAGGAAGAGGATAGAGCTCCAGATGCTCGAGGAAGTAGGGTTGCGCGGAGACTGGGCCCACACGGCATACATTAACGGCCGATACGCCACAACATCTCTACAGGAAATACACGAGTTGACCGGTGGGGTTGCTGAGAAGATTGGTCTCGCCGAGGCAGACAGGCTAGTGACCGTGAGCAGGTCTTACCTTGAAGAAGACCTCAGGTCAGCCCTAGGTGACGACGTACTAGCCCGTGGAGCCTACGTCTACAATGGAACAGATTGGACGTACGAGTCCCTTTATAGGGAGGTCTTATCCGTACACAGAGAGAGGCTCAGCAAGCTCTCCACGACGCGTGTTGACAGGTTAAGTCTCAGGAAGTACTTGCTGCTCCACGCCGTAGGGGGTCTTTCCCAAGGCGAGCCTCAGCTCCAAGATGACAGGATGAGGAAGTATATCGTAGATAGAGTAGGGCCGCCGTTTAAAGAAGACCTCAGAGTAGAGCCTTTCCGCTTCGACGGCCCCCTCTTAATAACCACTGGGAGGGTATCGCGTCAGAAGGGTTTTGACTTGCTCGCCGAGGCCATAGAGTACCTTCTCCATGATCTGGGAGAAGCGAGGGTATTATTCCTAGTACTCCCAGTGTGGGGCGGAGAAAGTTACATAGACATACTGATAGACCTATCCCGCGAGTACCCGGCAAACGTGCGCGTAGTGTTCGGAGTCGCCCCCTCAATATACAAACTCGTGCACATCTCTGCCGACGTTTTCGCGGCCCCCTCTAGGTGGGAGCCCTTTGGAATAATGGCTGTCGAAGCTATGGCTGCCGGCTGTCCAGTCGTAGCAGCTAGAGTTGGAGGTTTAAAGGAGACGGTTCTAGACATACGGGAACACGGGGTCAGGGGTACAGGCCTCCACGTTAAGCCTGAGGATCCCTACGACCTAGCCGAGGCGCTTCGCGACATGCTGGCATTCATGGAGGCCTCGAATAAGGGCCAGCTCGACAGGTATGTCGGGAAGATAGCTGAGAGGAGGCTTGTGAACTTACTCGAGACATACGTCGATGCCGGTGAAATTATCAGGAAGAATGCCGTGGATCGCGTAGTGTCTCTTTTCACCTGGGACAAGTCTGCAGAGAAATTAATAGATGTTTACAAGGCCGTCCTTTCTGCAGGTTAG